In Mesorhizobium sp. 113-3-3, a genomic segment contains:
- the istA gene encoding IS21 family transposase: MPGRHVTDHHMRLFMKFRQTNTTAVAAAKASISIATAYRIEKDSRLPSQKKAPRQRRRADPLADIFEAEVAPMLRAAPGIRAIAIFDEMIRRHPELGAGIRRTIERRVRAWRAVHGEEQEVIFRQVHVPGRMGLSDFTDMAAAGVTIAGQPLDHRLYHFRLAYSGFEHAHVVLGGESFVALAEGLQNALWSLGGAPREHRSDSLSAAFRNLDKDAREDLTRRYDELCGHYGMTPSRNNRGIAHENGSVEGPHGHLKRAINDALLMRGSSDFDDLAAYRRFVDEIVSRVNARNSKRIDIERAELQELPVRRTSDYEEVTVRITSSGGFTLRKVFYTVPSRLIGHRLRVRLFDDRLDIFIGGTQLMTLPRGRASSNGKHDQVVNYRHVIHSLRRKPMALLNLVYRDQLFPREAYRRTFDVLIERLPERQACRTMVELLAMAHERGCESELADQLTASLQARRLPNMAALRERFAPDPARLPSVVVRLAPLNAYEALLGANLTGDAA; the protein is encoded by the coding sequence GTGCCCGGCCGCCACGTAACCGATCACCATATGAGGCTTTTCATGAAGTTCCGGCAGACCAATACGACGGCCGTCGCGGCGGCGAAGGCGTCGATCAGTATCGCCACGGCCTATCGCATCGAGAAGGATTCGAGACTGCCGTCACAAAAGAAGGCGCCGCGGCAACGGCGCCGTGCCGACCCTCTCGCCGATATTTTCGAAGCCGAGGTCGCGCCCATGCTGAGGGCAGCTCCGGGCATTCGGGCGATCGCCATCTTCGACGAGATGATCCGGCGTCATCCCGAGCTTGGAGCCGGCATTCGCCGCACGATCGAGCGTCGCGTCCGAGCCTGGCGCGCCGTCCATGGCGAGGAACAGGAGGTCATCTTCCGGCAGGTTCACGTACCCGGGCGCATGGGATTGTCGGATTTCACCGACATGGCAGCCGCCGGCGTCACGATCGCGGGCCAGCCACTCGATCACCGGCTCTACCATTTCCGGCTCGCCTATTCCGGCTTCGAGCATGCGCATGTCGTGCTCGGTGGCGAGAGTTTCGTCGCTCTGGCGGAAGGCCTGCAGAACGCGCTGTGGTCGCTCGGCGGGGCTCCCCGCGAGCATCGCAGCGACAGCCTGTCGGCGGCGTTCCGCAACCTGGACAAGGACGCCCGGGAGGACCTGACGCGCCGCTACGACGAACTGTGCGGCCACTACGGCATGACCCCTTCCCGCAACAATCGCGGCATCGCGCATGAGAACGGCTCCGTCGAAGGCCCGCACGGCCATCTCAAGCGGGCGATCAATGACGCGCTGCTGATGCGGGGATCGAGCGATTTCGACGACCTGGCAGCCTACCGTCGCTTTGTCGACGAGATCGTCAGCCGCGTGAATGCTCGCAACTCCAAGCGCATCGACATCGAGCGGGCCGAACTCCAGGAACTGCCCGTCCGGCGCACTTCCGACTACGAGGAGGTCACCGTGCGCATAACGTCATCGGGCGGGTTCACGCTGCGCAAGGTGTTCTACACCGTGCCCTCACGCCTGATCGGCCACCGCCTCAGAGTGCGGCTCTTCGATGATCGGCTGGATATCTTCATCGGCGGCACGCAGCTCATGACGCTGCCGCGCGGGCGCGCCTCTTCAAACGGCAAGCACGACCAGGTCGTCAATTATCGGCATGTCATCCATTCGCTGCGCCGCAAGCCGATGGCGCTGCTCAACCTCGTCTATCGTGACCAGCTCTTCCCCCGCGAGGCCTACCGGCGAACCTTCGACGTGCTCATAGAGCGACTGCCTGAGCGGCAGGCCTGCCGCACCATGGTCGAGCTTCTCGCCATGGCGCACGAGCGCGGCTGCGAGAGCGAACTGGCTGATCAACTGACCGCCTCGCTACAGGCACGGCGATTGCCCAATATGGCTGCTTTGCGGGAACGGTTCGCGCCGGATCCCGCCCGGCTGCCGAGTGTCGTCGTGCGTCTTGCTCCGCTCAACGCCTATGAAGCCCTGCTTGGCGCCAACCTGACAGGAGATGCGGCATGA
- the ehuD gene encoding ectoine/hydroxyectoine ABC transporter permease subunit EhuD, with protein MSLWDWSYVWQAFPYLYRGAIVTVEATLLGFAIALVLGLVFALIRQSPNRYISTAMAEIVEFIRSTPLLLQVFFVYFVGPQFGIVIPAWTVGIGVLGIHYAAYCSECYRGGIENVEGGQWEACTALNLSPARSWRAIILPQAIPPIVPGLGNYFIGMFKDTPILAAIAILEMLQQAKNFGSDNYRYVEAITMAGLFYLVFSLAASAIVQSVSFWLNRRYHLQ; from the coding sequence GTGAGCCTTTGGGACTGGTCCTATGTCTGGCAGGCGTTCCCGTATCTCTATCGGGGCGCGATTGTCACAGTTGAGGCCACGCTGCTCGGCTTCGCGATCGCGCTGGTGCTGGGCCTAGTCTTCGCGCTGATCCGCCAGTCGCCGAACCGCTACATCTCCACAGCGATGGCGGAGATCGTGGAGTTCATCCGCTCCACGCCGCTGCTGTTGCAGGTGTTCTTCGTTTATTTCGTCGGACCTCAGTTCGGCATCGTCATCCCTGCCTGGACAGTTGGCATCGGCGTGCTGGGCATACATTATGCCGCCTATTGCTCGGAGTGCTACCGCGGCGGGATAGAGAATGTGGAAGGGGGCCAATGGGAGGCCTGCACAGCGCTCAACCTGTCGCCGGCGCGGAGCTGGCGCGCCATCATCCTTCCGCAGGCGATCCCGCCCATCGTGCCCGGCCTCGGCAACTACTTCATCGGCATGTTCAAGGACACACCGATCCTGGCCGCCATCGCAATCCTCGAGATGCTGCAACAGGCGAAGAATTTCGGAAGTGACAATTATCGCTACGTCGAGGCGATCACCATGGCCGGCCTGTTCTACCTCGTGTTCAGTTTGGCCGCTTCCGCAATCGTGCAGTCGGTGAGCTTCTGGCTCAACCGTCGCTACCATCTCCAGTAG
- a CDS encoding amidohydrolase family protein: protein MTIATPRIDAHAHFYTAKDLTRVKGGLPYTLPTPNPLSTYLATLIDAGLNPTLLNNVHLSILPDSENVFASFNELAGLQERDPVRYGSIRLVGTILADPLYATADRLAHPQVQGVRIVLHDAIPEALSHDAYASAEWQQLFAGLRADQHVHVYAQKAAVNLKVLRQLPKRVSVLIDHLGTCHPERGVDDPAFDALLREASERGNVYFKGPGYRTAIDTAAALPFAVRIVERVGAHRLLLEASDAPHVGDREGRAYADHFTPLAAFDFVARLARATAALTGTTADVLLRGASAEVFPTSP, encoded by the coding sequence ATGACGATTGCAACGCCACGGATTGATGCGCATGCGCACTTCTACACAGCCAAAGACTTGACGCGCGTTAAAGGTGGACTGCCTTACACGTTACCAACTCCGAACCCTCTAAGCACATATCTTGCTACTTTGATCGATGCCGGGCTGAACCCCACCCTCCTCAACAATGTTCACTTGAGCATCCTGCCGGACTCCGAGAATGTGTTCGCGTCCTTTAACGAGCTGGCAGGTTTACAGGAGCGCGATCCCGTGCGCTACGGGAGCATCAGGTTGGTCGGAACGATCCTGGCCGATCCTCTATATGCCACCGCTGATCGATTGGCGCATCCGCAGGTTCAGGGTGTGCGTATCGTACTTCATGACGCCATTCCCGAGGCGCTCAGCCATGATGCCTATGCTAGTGCGGAGTGGCAGCAGCTTTTCGCGGGGTTGCGCGCTGACCAGCACGTGCATGTGTACGCGCAGAAAGCCGCGGTCAACTTGAAGGTGCTGCGGCAGCTTCCCAAGCGGGTTTCCGTGCTGATCGACCACCTCGGCACGTGCCATCCCGAGCGTGGCGTTGACGATCCCGCATTCGACGCTCTGCTCCGCGAGGCCAGCGAGCGTGGCAACGTCTACTTCAAGGGTCCCGGCTACCGTACAGCGATCGATACGGCCGCCGCATTACCATTCGCCGTTCGGATTGTCGAAAGGGTGGGCGCTCACAGGCTCTTGCTGGAGGCCAGCGACGCCCCCCATGTCGGCGACCGCGAGGGCCGGGCCTATGCCGATCACTTCACGCCTTTGGCCGCGTTCGACTTCGTCGCGCGGCTTGCTCGCGCCACCGCCGCGCTCACAGGTACCACGGCGGATGTACTGCTTCGTGGTGCATCCGCCGAAGTCTTCCCAACCTCCCCTTGA
- the ehuC gene encoding ectoine/hydroxyectoine ABC transporter permease subunit EhuC, which yields MNELALGFSVAALAKGVIVTLVVTLASSLVAIALGLIVGLIRISPLWPLRWFGVAYIEFFRGTSMLVQVYWWFFVLPIFGVALSPWTVAIFGIGMNVSGYGAELVRAAIQGVDRGQYEASIALNLPRLTAMRRIFLPQAIRAMLPAWGNLLIDLLKSTSLIFFITITELTTASKLAADATGNYLLFFAVALFGYYVIARALITPLVRWLERRFSRGFVREAQA from the coding sequence ATGAACGAGTTAGCGCTCGGCTTCAGCGTTGCAGCGCTCGCCAAGGGCGTCATAGTCACCCTCGTAGTGACCCTCGCGTCATCGCTGGTGGCGATCGCCCTAGGGCTGATCGTTGGCCTGATCCGGATCTCGCCCCTTTGGCCGCTGCGCTGGTTTGGCGTCGCCTATATCGAATTCTTCCGCGGGACATCGATGCTGGTGCAGGTCTACTGGTGGTTCTTTGTGTTGCCTATCTTCGGGGTCGCGTTATCACCCTGGACCGTCGCGATCTTCGGTATCGGCATGAACGTGTCCGGTTACGGTGCCGAGCTGGTCCGCGCTGCCATCCAGGGCGTCGACCGCGGCCAGTATGAAGCCAGCATCGCGCTCAACTTGCCGCGGCTGACCGCGATGCGGCGTATCTTCTTGCCCCAGGCGATCCGCGCCATGCTGCCTGCCTGGGGCAACCTGCTCATCGATCTGCTCAAGAGTACCTCGCTTATCTTCTTCATCACCATTACAGAACTCACCACCGCCTCCAAGCTTGCTGCCGACGCCACCGGTAACTATCTGCTATTCTTCGCGGTGGCGCTGTTCGGCTATTACGTCATCGCGCGCGCCCTCATCACGCCCTTGGTGCGTTGGCTGGAACGCCGCTTCTCGCGGGGCTTTGTGCGGGAGGCACAGGCGTGA
- the ehuA gene encoding ectoine/hydroxyectoine ABC transporter ATP-binding protein EhuA, with protein sequence MSEPMVRFENVAKRYGTLSVLDELNLDIARNEKVCIIGPSGSGKTTVLRMLMTLERINEGVIWVDGEPLTHMRKNGQMVPANERHLRRVRGKIGMVFQHFNLFPHMTALQNCMEAPISVLGLSRQEAETRAAELLDMVGLSDKKNHFPIQLSGGQKQRVAIARALAMRPKVMLFDEVTSALDPELVGEVLNVIRKLGTEHDLTMLMVTHQMAFAKEFSDRVCFFYGGKIAEQGPPDQLFGDPQHGRTRQFLSAVLEAK encoded by the coding sequence ATGAGCGAACCTATGGTCCGTTTTGAGAACGTCGCAAAGCGCTACGGCACGCTTAGCGTGCTGGATGAACTCAATCTCGACATTGCCCGCAACGAGAAGGTGTGCATCATCGGTCCCTCCGGTTCGGGCAAAACCACCGTGCTGCGCATGCTGATGACGCTGGAGCGCATTAATGAGGGGGTGATTTGGGTAGACGGGGAGCCGCTCACGCACATGCGGAAGAACGGCCAGATGGTGCCGGCGAATGAGCGTCATTTGCGGCGTGTGCGCGGCAAAATTGGCATGGTGTTCCAGCACTTCAACCTGTTCCCGCACATGACCGCCCTGCAGAACTGCATGGAGGCGCCGATCTCGGTGCTCGGGCTGTCCAGACAGGAGGCTGAGACCCGAGCGGCAGAGCTGCTCGATATGGTCGGGCTCAGCGACAAGAAGAACCATTTCCCGATCCAGCTCTCCGGCGGCCAAAAGCAGCGCGTGGCGATCGCTCGGGCGCTGGCCATGCGACCCAAGGTGATGCTGTTCGACGAGGTTACATCGGCGCTTGATCCAGAGCTCGTCGGGGAGGTGCTCAACGTTATCCGTAAGCTCGGCACAGAGCATGACCTCACAATGCTGATGGTCACGCACCAGATGGCCTTTGCCAAGGAGTTCTCCGACCGCGTCTGCTTCTTTTACGGCGGCAAGATTGCCGAGCAAGGCCCGCCCGACCAGCTCTTCGGCGATCCGCAGCACGGGCGGACCCGACAATTTCTCAGCGCTGTGCTCGAGGCCAAGTAG
- a CDS encoding alpha/beta hydrolase, producing the protein MTNLIEEDISFPVAYHDGTHRLRGRVFRPANRSDEQQKLPPVVFNSGFTGGTSMYGQLVGKALVGRGYRVMTYDVAGFFKNKDVRNTVKRGDLTMTNVSLEDQKAEVLAATTWSKEHFGRMPVVASWAMGSVASLAAIVELARAGGDQVPYYVPMNYTRMTSLQNLRADKTAAHAALLELPDDEPVPSFDTGTEETRLGYYPLDSATQAYVDEQLGSYTDVDGVDRWPGCSTVSARSYKESLAFDSEAELVKDSGRFPPTLIIHGAENTLHMPEESIRLHQVYPGQKTKAPLLIAGMEHGQQMSAENIVFRYMIENIDLGIRAHTM; encoded by the coding sequence ATGACCAACCTGATTGAAGAAGATATCTCCTTCCCTGTGGCCTACCACGACGGCACCCATCGCCTGCGTGGACGGGTCTTCCGCCCTGCCAATCGGAGCGACGAGCAGCAGAAGCTCCCTCCGGTCGTCTTCAACTCGGGCTTCACCGGCGGCACCAGCATGTACGGCCAGTTGGTGGGCAAGGCCCTGGTCGGGCGCGGCTATCGCGTGATGACCTATGACGTCGCCGGTTTCTTCAAGAATAAGGACGTGCGCAACACCGTCAAGCGCGGCGACCTCACAATGACGAACGTCAGCCTCGAGGACCAGAAGGCCGAGGTGCTCGCTGCGACCACCTGGAGCAAGGAGCACTTTGGCCGCATGCCGGTCGTTGCTTCATGGGCGATGGGTTCGGTCGCCAGCTTGGCCGCCATTGTAGAACTGGCCCGCGCGGGCGGCGACCAGGTTCCGTACTACGTGCCGATGAACTACACCCGCATGACTTCATTGCAAAACCTTCGCGCTGACAAGACGGCCGCACACGCGGCGCTGCTGGAGTTGCCAGATGACGAACCGGTACCGTCGTTCGACACGGGGACCGAAGAGACGAGGCTTGGTTACTATCCCCTCGACTCGGCGACGCAAGCCTACGTCGATGAGCAGCTCGGCAGCTATACGGATGTCGACGGGGTTGATCGCTGGCCAGGTTGCAGCACCGTGAGTGCGAGGTCGTATAAGGAGTCCCTAGCATTTGACTCGGAGGCTGAGCTCGTTAAGGATTCAGGTCGTTTCCCGCCGACACTGATCATCCATGGGGCGGAGAACACGCTCCACATGCCCGAGGAGTCGATCCGGCTGCACCAGGTCTATCCGGGGCAGAAAACCAAGGCTCCGTTACTAATTGCCGGCATGGAGCATGGCCAGCAGATGAGCGCCGAGAACATTGTCTTCCGCTACATGATCGAGAACATCGACCTCGGAATCCGCGCGCACACCATGTAA
- the ehuB gene encoding ectoine/hydroxyectoine ABC transporter substrate-binding protein EhuB produces MALASFAGSASAQSLLEKIKNGETIRVGFSNEVPWAYPGENNEPLGFVNAMTTDMLKKLGTTKVEPVVTEWGSLIPGLQAGRFDIITGGMYILPERCRNVLFTDPIVKATDALIVPAGNPENLHSYQDVHDKSLTFVTGAGYSEIALMRKLGVPDDKIMQVAGPAEILQAVKSGRAAAGSGAYFTMKEFTDKDESVALVPAGNNYYSGLAFLPNQQAEVDAFNAVLKDYIGSDEMMGSVGKYGYTKANLPDGKTTAELCEH; encoded by the coding sequence AGAGACGATCCGAGTCGGCTTCTCCAACGAGGTTCCCTGGGCCTATCCCGGCGAGAACAACGAGCCGCTCGGCTTCGTCAATGCGATGACGACCGACATGCTGAAGAAACTGGGCACGACTAAGGTCGAGCCGGTCGTGACCGAATGGGGCTCGCTCATTCCGGGCCTGCAGGCGGGTCGCTTCGACATCATCACGGGCGGCATGTACATCCTGCCGGAGCGCTGCCGGAACGTGCTGTTCACCGACCCGATTGTCAAGGCCACTGACGCGCTGATTGTTCCGGCTGGCAATCCGGAAAACCTTCACTCCTATCAGGATGTACACGACAAGAGCCTCACCTTCGTCACCGGCGCGGGTTACAGCGAAATCGCGCTCATGCGCAAACTCGGCGTCCCCGACGACAAGATCATGCAGGTCGCCGGCCCGGCGGAAATCCTGCAGGCGGTGAAGTCCGGCCGTGCCGCCGCGGGTTCGGGCGCCTACTTCACCATGAAGGAGTTCACTGACAAAGACGAAAGTGTCGCGCTGGTCCCGGCCGGTAACAACTATTATTCGGGCCTCGCGTTCCTGCCGAACCAGCAGGCGGAGGTAGATGCCTTCAACGCCGTACTGAAAGACTATATCGGTTCGGACGAGATGATGGGGTCAGTCGGCAAATACGGCTATACTAAAGCCAACCTGCCGGACGGCAAGACGACTGCCGAGCTGTGCGAGCATTGA
- the istB gene encoding IS21-like element helper ATPase IstB has translation MKTNPAVDSARLGLLLNELRLPAIKVMWPQFAERADKEGWPAARFLAAIIEHELAERDRRRIERHLAEARLLPGKTLDTFEFEAVPMISKAQVMAITAGDSWLEKGANLLLFGPPGGGKSHLASAIGLALIETGWRVMFTRTTDLVQKLQVARRELGLEAAINRLDRFHLLILDDLAYVTKDQAETSVLFELISARYERRSLLITANQPFGEWGKVFPDPAMTLAAVDRLVHHATIFELNVESYRRREAIERKRGPGRPASYATPANVAPD, from the coding sequence ATGAAGACGAACCCCGCTGTCGATTCCGCCAGGCTGGGCTTGCTCCTCAACGAACTGCGCCTGCCGGCCATCAAGGTTATGTGGCCGCAGTTTGCCGAACGGGCCGACAAGGAAGGCTGGCCGGCCGCTCGCTTCCTGGCTGCGATCATTGAACATGAACTGGCTGAGCGCGACCGGCGACGTATCGAACGCCATCTCGCCGAGGCGCGCCTCCTGCCGGGCAAGACCCTCGACACATTCGAGTTCGAAGCCGTTCCGATGATCTCCAAGGCCCAGGTGATGGCCATCACCGCCGGCGACAGCTGGCTCGAGAAGGGAGCGAACCTGCTTCTGTTTGGCCCGCCCGGCGGCGGAAAGAGCCATCTCGCCTCGGCCATCGGACTTGCCCTTATCGAGACCGGATGGCGGGTCATGTTCACCCGCACCACTGATCTCGTCCAGAAGCTTCAGGTCGCGCGCCGCGAACTCGGCCTCGAGGCCGCGATCAACCGGCTCGATCGCTTCCACCTGCTGATCCTCGACGACCTCGCCTATGTCACCAAGGACCAGGCCGAAACGAGCGTGCTGTTCGAGCTCATCAGCGCCCGCTACGAGCGGCGTTCCCTGCTGATCACCGCCAATCAGCCCTTCGGCGAATGGGGAAAGGTCTTCCCCGATCCAGCCATGACGCTCGCCGCGGTGGATCGCCTCGTCCATCACGCCACAATCTTCGAGCTGAATGTCGAGAGCTATCGGCGGCGCGAGGCCATCGAGCGAAAGCGGGGGCCAGGCAGGCCGGCGTCATATGCGACGCCCGCAAACGTCGCTCCTGATTGA